TATTGATCAGAAAAAGTTTTCCACTTTTCAGCACCAGGGCCAATGAGAGCCCCAACGACATGGGGGATGGAGCCGGGCCAGACTCCAGGGGAGGGAAGCCCATGTCCTCTGGCCTGTTGCGCACAAAAAGAAAACACAAAGCGGAGAGCGCGAGAGTGGCGCAACCAATAATTATGAAAGCCATACGCATGGAAACCGAGGCAATAAATACGCCAAGCGGGGCTTGTGCGCAAATGCTGCCCACATTGCCCGCAAAAAGGCAAATTCCTGCCAGCGTGCTGAATTCCCGAGGTCTGAACCATTGGGATTGCGCCTTCATGACACAGACAAAGCTGGACGCCACGCCCAGACCAACCGCGAACCTGCTTATATAGAGCGCGGCGGGAGAGGTGGCGCACCCAAAGGCGATGGTGGCTAATCCGGCGAAGGCGACCGACAGGCCAGCCGTACGGCGCACGCCCAGGCTGTCAGCCATGATTCCGGAAGGAATTTGCGCAAAACAATAAGCATAAAAATACATGGACGCCAGCATGCCAAACTCGCTGACGCTCAGGTCAAATTGCCGCATGAGCGGCTCCTTGACCACTGAAACAGCCATTCTATGAAAAAAACTCACCATATATGTGGCCACCAGCAGCGACCACACAACCCAACGGTAGCGCAGCGCACTGGACAGCAAAAATCTTGCATTCACCGGACCCTCCAGCGTGATTAGAGCAGTTTACGAATGAAATGAGTTAAATGCTCTGCAAGGATTTTTCTGAAAATCCTTGCCACGAAATGCGAGTAGGCGGGCTTTTGTCTGCCGTACGCGAGCATTTCAAGTGTTAAATGCTCTAACAACCCGGTACGGCGGCTCTGTGCAAGGAGCTCCCCCGTACCGGGCCGAATTTTTCATGCCCGCCGCAACTGACGCGAAGCGCGCGCGGTCCGGCGGCGTCCCTCTTTATGGACAATTTCCGCTGTTTGCGTGTTATGGCCTCTAATACTTGTTTATGGTCAAGATGATGGCGCTGACCATACCCACCAGAGCCACGGCTATCAAAAAGGTCAGAGCAGCGGCGAAGCTGCCCAGCCTGCTCATCAGGTGGCCGAGGATCACGGGGCTTACCGCAGCGCAGATCATGCTCAAGCCATTCATGAAGCCCGTTCCGATGGAGATTGTTTCTTTAGGGATCAATTCCTGAAGCATGGTAAGCGACAGGGGCGCGCCTGGCGTTATGGCGGCCATGCCAAGGCAGATACATATTGCCGACACGTAATTGTTGGTAGCTATGGAGGCAAAATACAGTGAAGCGGCCACGCCCACGGTGGCCAGAATGATGAAGGGGGCACGTCGTCCCAGCTTGTCTGAAGCCCAACCGGCAATCAGTTTGCAGGCAATGGCCAGTATGAAGGGCATGGAGGCCAGGACCCCCATCTCTGACCAGGAAAATCCGCGCTCCGTTTTGAGATAGGCGGGCAGCCACGTCAGCAGCCCCCAATACACGACATTATGCACGCAATAGTAAACAACGATGCACCAGTATAGCTTGATCTTCGAGATAACCGCGAGGTTTTGCAAAATGCGCGCTATCCCCCCCTTGCCGCCATGCTCCACGCGCTGCTCTGTCTTTGCAACCTGGCCCTGCTCGATGTAGTCGATTTCGGCCTGGTTAATGGTTTTGTGCTGGCGTGGGGTGTCTGTGGTCAGCAAAAGGAAGGCGATGGGAATGAGGCCAATGGCTGCGGCGAAAAAAAACGTCCAATGCCAGCTATGGTGTTCCACAATCCAGGCAAATATGGGCATGCCAATGGCTGGGGCCACACTGGTTCCGATAAACCATATGGCGCTGGCCTTCCCCTTTTCCTGTACGGGAAACCACGCCCGGCAATAGGTATTCATCATGGGGAAGTGCAGTCCCTCGCCAAGACCCAACAAAAAGCGCGACAGGAGCATCACACCGAGAATTGTAGCGAATCCGCCGATTATCATGGAGAAAAACCAGACAATGATGGCGATGATCATAGATTTTTTCGGCCCGAAAATATCTCCCAGGCCACTCAGGCATACGTTGCCTATGCCATACGCCACAAGAAAGCAGGACATAAGCAGCCCGGTTTTTGCCGGGTTGCCCGCAAGACCCAGGTCATTCAAAAAAGCTTTGTCAGCCATAAGCACGGTGATATTCACACGGTCAATATAGGCCACTGTAATGGTCAACAGCAGAATAGCCAGGAGAGTGAACCGCTTACGGGTCGGTTTGACCGCGATTGTAGCGGAGGTTTCCATTTGCATGGCGATCCCCTTATTTGTTCTTACTGTCCGCCGGAACGCCAGTTCCGGCGGACGGCCGTTAACCACACTTATTTTACTGTGGCGACAAGATATTCTTTGACAACCGCATCGTTCAGCTCCTGCCCTAATCCAGGCAGCTCCGGCGCGCGGTATTTACCGTTTTCCGGCTGGTAATCATTGACGCAAAGTTCGCGTATGCACTGCTTTAATGCATACGAATGGTGTTCATGAATAAGGAAATTCGGTATGGCTGTTTCCATATGCAGCGCGGCAGCTTTGGAGACAGGGCCACCGCATACGTGTATTTGCACGGTGGCGTCGTAAATGTTAGCCAGATCACATATTTTTTTGGTTTCCGTAATCCCGCCAGCGAGGCAAATGTCGGGCTGCACGACAGCAAGGGCCTGTTTTTCCAGGAAGGGGCGGTATCCCCAGCGAGTATACACACGCTCGCCGGTAGCAACGGGAATACCGATGGTGCGAGCGATGAGGGCCATATTTTCCACATGCATGGAATGCATGGGCTCCTCGTAATAATAGATGCGCAAGGGGCGCAGCTGTTCAGCCAACTGGATGGCTGCGTTGCAACTCAGGAACGAATGCAGTTCGATGATGATGTCAAGATCCGGCCCTGCCTCGCGTATGGCGGCAACGCGATCCACGGCCATCTGCAGGTCGGCTTTGGGCAGCAGGCCGTATCCGGTGTGTTTGGGATTACGCTTGGCATCTTTGTCAACCATCAGGGGGTCCACCTTGATGGCGTCATAGCCATCGGCCATGGCCTTGTAGGCGGCTTGGGCGTAATCTTGCGGATCCTTCATATATTTGTGGTGCAAATCCCAGTCAAACTGGATCTGGCTGGCGTAGCAGCGCAATGTTTCATTGGTCTTGCCGCCAAGCAGGGCATAAACAGGCAGGTTGGCAACTTTGCCGCGTATGTCCCAGCACGCGATATCAAGGGCGCTGATGCCGCCGTATATCACTGGTCCGCCGCCGCAACCCCAGAACGTGTCTCTGAAAAGCTTTTCCCATATCTGCTCGACGTTGCAGGGGTTCATGCCAATAATGCAACGTGCGAGGTCGCGCAGAATGCCCACGCCACTTTTGGAGGCATAGCCATAGGCGAGCCCCACCTCGCCAATGCCGCTGATTCCTTCATCTGTGTTGATGCGTACAAAAATCGGCTCAAACATAACCATGTCGGAGTAATGTCTGTTGATTTCACAATCAAACACTTCTACGCTTGTGATTTTCATACTTTCTCCTTTATAATGTGAAACAGTGCATGGAGAACAACAATCGCCAATTACTTATTGCATAGGCATGCGCACGCTTTTTCGCAACAAAAAAAGTAAAATATCAATGCAGGTGCTCTGATATATCACGAATATTTTCAACAAAAACATGTGGCTTTTTAACATCACTGTGTATTTGGTATTATAATTATTTTTTTCACATTCATTGCCATAAAGAACGGGACAGAATCCTTGAAAGGGATGTCCTGGCAAGAAAGGGAAAAAATGCCATGCGGCATGAAATGCGGATTGCTTTTGCGTCTGCGGCCAGGGCCGGCCCGCAGGCGCAAAAGTGCCACGGGACGGAACAACGTGGATGGTCGTGCCTACGGGTCGTGATTGCACTGTCAGGGGCACGGGCAAGGGCTTGTGCGAGGCCTTCAAACGCACCTCCGCCGCCTGCGAAGAGGTCAACGACAAGGCCATTGGAAGGCTGGGAGTGTATGGATGTTGGGGGCGGCATTAGGCGGCCCTCCGGGAGGAAAGGAGGGGGCCACGTTCGGGCAGGTGGGGGGAAAACTTGTTGTCATTTGGCGCCAAATTGGCATCAAATAAAAAAAACAGGTTCCCCATAACTATGGATAACCTGTTGTTTTTTTATGGTGCGCCCGGCGCGATTCGAACGCACGGCCTTTGGCTCCGGAGGCCAACGCTCTATCCGACTGAGCTACGGGCGCACAAGATTTGTCTTGATATGCCGACTCGCCCCCGCTGTCAAGGCCGCCAGTGCGCAGGGATTCCGTGATGCTGCACAAGGCCTGCACGTTCAGGACGCAGCGCGCTGGATGGGGCAAGAGAACGGCAGAAGCGGGAAGGCCCCGCACGTCCTGGGCAGGGAAAGCCGGGAGCAACATTGGGCGGCGCGCCGTTGTTTGCACGGCGTAGCGTTGTCGGGTATGCATGATCAGGGAGACTGGCGTGCTTCACCGGTTGCGCTGGTCCTTATTACGGAGAATCATCATGTCAGACATTCTTTCGCCGCCATGCGCAACAACACCATGCGCACCTGGGGCGGCCAGCCAGCCAGCCCGCACGGAGGCACAGACGCCCGATCCCTCTGTGCGCGACATCCTGGTGGGCGTCAGCGGCGCCAGCGGCATGCCGCTGGCGGTATGCCTTCTGCGTTGCCTGGCGGCCATGCCTGCCGTGCGCGTACACTGCGTCGTCTCGCATGGCGCGCAAGCCGTGCTGCGCGCCGAGTGCGGGAGCGGCCCGGAACTGCTGACCGCGCATGCCAGCCAGAGCTATGACGCCGACAACCTCGGGGCCGGGCCGTCAAGCGGCTCGTGGTGGCGCCGGGGGGCAAGTCCGGCAGCCATGATTCTGGTTCCCTGCTCCATGGGCACCTTGGGGGCCATTGCGTCAGGAGCCACCCGCAACCTTGTGCATCGGGCGGCTGACGTGGCGCTCAAGGAACGCCTGCCCCTGGTGCTGGTGACGCGTGAAAGCCCGCTTTCGTCCATCCACTTGCGCAATATGCTCACAGTGAGCGAGGCCGGGGCCGTCATCATGCCGTTTTCTCCCGGTTTTTACCTGAATCCGCAAACCCTGGACGACATGCTGCTGCACATGTGCGGACGCATACTTGATCAGGTGCCCCTGCCGCATACCCTGGGCCGCTGGCCCGGATGACGGACACCGCAGATCATAGCCATGAGGAGATACTTATGAGTGCTATACGATGGTTGGGACATTCAGCGTTCAAGATCAGTTGCAATGAGGCGCATGTGGTCATTGACCCCTTTCTGGCGCCGCAGTTCGGCCTCACGGTTGCCGATGTGGGCCCTGCGGATCTTGTGCTCGTGACCCACGACCACGGCGACCATGTGGGCGCTGCCGCGGATATTTGCCAGGCCACGGGGGCCATGCTGGGCGCTGTGGTGGGCACGGCCCACAAGGCTGCCGCCGGGCTGCCCGACAGCCAGATACTCAACGGCATCGGCTTCAACATCGGCGGCACGGTGACGCACAAGGGCATCAGCGTGACCATGACCCAGGCTTTCCATACCAGTGATTCCGGGTGTCCCACAGGCTATATAGTGCGTATGCCCGACGGCCTCACGGTCTATCATTCCGGCGACACCTGTGTTTTTGGCGATATGGCCCTGTGGGGGCAGTTGTACCGCATTGACGTGGCCCTGCTGCCCATTGGCGGCGTTTTTACCATGGACGCCCCCCAGGCCGCCCTGGCCTGCAAGCTGCTCGGATGCAAAAGCGTTGTGCCCATGCATTGGGGGACTTTTCCCGTATTGGAGCAGAACACAAAGGCCTTTGAAGCGGAGCTGGCAAAGCTTGCTCTGCCCTGCGCCTGCGTGACCATGGCGCCAGGGCAGACGCTTTCTTTCCCCGTCTAGGCATTTTATGGGTTGAAAGAGGTCAGGCTCCAATGCTGCACGCGCGTGCAGCGCGCCGCTCTTTCGTGCAGCGTTAGAGCATTTACACTTTTTCAAAGGTAAAATGTTTTAGGGCAGTTGCGCCAGCGTGACTTCGCGCTGTCTTGCGGCCCGCGCAGGGCAAGGCATTAAGGAAGCACTGATTAGAGCAGTTTACGAATGAAATGAGTTAAATGCTCTGCAAGGATTTTTCTGAAAATCCTTGCCACGAAATGCGAGTAGGCGGGCTTTTGCCTGCCGTACGCGAGCGTTTCAAGTGTTAAATGCTCTAGAGAGCCTCCTGGAAACGCACAGGTGTTTCGTTTGGCGGCGTTTCCTTAAAAACAGGACGGACGGCCTGCCATGAGCAGACCGTCCGTCATTATTTTTATTGCCGCGCAGCACTCCCCTGCCGCAGGGCCATCATGGGCAAACGCCCTCCACCACGTGGTTGTCCAGCCCTACCTGGTGATGAGCGAAAGCGCCATCTGGGGCATGCTGTTAGCCTGCGAAAGCATGGCCACAGCGGATTGGGTGAGGATCTGGTTGCGCACGAATGCCGTCATTTCCGTGGCCACGTCCACGTCGGAAATACGGGATTCGGCAGCCTGCAGGTTCTGGGACTGGGTGGTGAGGTTGGAAATGGTGTTTTCCAGCCTGTTCTGCAATGCGCCAAGGTGAGCACGGATCTTGTCCTTGGAGATTACGGCGGCATTGAGCCCCACCAGGGCCTTTTGCGCGGCTTCCTGTGTGGAAACCGTACGGGCGTCAGCCTTGGCGGTGTGAATGGTGGCCTGGTTGCCTACACCCAGGGCCGAGGCGGTGCTCGTGCCGATCTTGATGTAGTAGTAGTCTTCCGCCGAGTCGTTCATGCTGCCGAAGTGGATCTTCATCTTGCCGGTCGCCTTCATGGCAGCCCCGCTGTGCGTGTCGCTGGACAGGCTTCCGTCCAGCAGCTTGATGCCGTTGAAGTCCGTGGCGTTGGCGATTCGGGTAATTTCCGAAGCCATGGCCTGGTACTCCGAGTCGATCATCAGGCGCTGCGTGGAGTCATAGGTGCCGGTGGCGGCCTGTTCGGCCAGTTCCTTCATGCGGATGAGCTTTTCGTCGATGACGCTCAAAGCGCCGTCAGCGGTCTGGATGAGGGAAATGGCGTCATTGGCGTTGCGCACGCCCTGCTGCAGGGCGGCGATGTCGGTGCGCATGAGTTCGCGGATGGCGAGGCCGGCGGCGTCGTCAGCAGCGGAGTTGATGCGCAGGCCCGTGGACAGGCGCTGCACCGAGGTGCGCAGGTTGCCATAGTTGGCTGTCAACGTGTTGGACACTTGCGTGGCCATCTGGTTGTGATTGATATACATACATTCCTCCATGAATGCTGTACGTCCCAGGCGGCGCGAAATGCCAACGCGTCCTTGCGTAGTACCGCCTCTGCCAGTCATATCGGCCATAATGCAAAGGGCATTAGAGCAGTTTACGAATGAAATGAGTTAAATGCTCTAGGGGGAGGATAAAATTCGCGTCCCAGGCGGGGCTTTTTTGCGGCGCGGCAAATATTGCCGCATAAAAAAGGGCCCCCGCCACAGTGGCGGAGGCCCTTGCGGGTCGGAGCGTCAGACCCGCACGGAGGAGGATAGGGCGCCGCGCGTGCGCGGCTTCGCTCACGGGCTCAAGGCCCGGCGGTTTTTCGTCTGCGTTCCGGCGCATGCGCCGGATCAGGCTTTGGCGATTTCAATCTTTTTCACTTCCGGCAAGGCTTCAGCCTTGCGGGGAATGGTTATGCGCAGCACGCCGTTTTTATGGCTGGCGCTTATGCCGTTTATGTCCACATCTTCCGGCAGGCCCAAAATCCGCCGGAAAGAGCCGAACACCCGTTCCGCCACGCAGCAATTTTCATTTTCTTCCGTCGTTTCACGCTTTTTTTCGCCGCTGATGACAAGCTCGCGATCTTTCACGGAAACATCCACGTTTTCAGGTTCCACGCCCGGCAACTCCACGTTGAGGACATAGGCTTTTTCATCGCCGGTCATGTCCATGCTGGGCATGAGGGCCTCGTCCTCTTTCGGCCGCTGCCAGTCTCCCCGCATGCTGTCCCAAGGTGTCAGCATGCCCTGAAACAAGCCCTGGAAAAACCTGTCAATGTCATCGATTTTATGGCCCGTCCCTTCGCGTTGACGCAGTGCTTCGCGCGGTACAAACCATCGGCTGGGTATAAGACGCAGGTTGTTACGCATGATGCAAAACCTCCTGTGGAAAAAGTTATATCTGTAAGATAAATATAACTTTATATATGTCAAGACCGTGTTGAAAACTTTTTGAAAAAGTGTGCGGCAGCCGACAGGGCGGCCTGACAATAATTTGACTTTACCGGGTATCCACCACTGGCATGATTCCTGCTTTAGCACATGCGCAGGTTAGGGGGGCAGTTTTTACCTCGCGGCCACGAATTCCGCAGGAAACAAAAGGCCCATGTGATTGGGGACCCGCCCGCATCAATACGGGACGGGGTTAACAGGTATAACCATCATCCGTTCGTTACTCGAACATTGTGCGGCGGCAGTCCGCAAGGAAGCGGGCGCGCGCAAGCGCCGCCGGGCATGCAGAACATTCAAGGAGGAATGTCATGTATATCAATCACAATCAGATGGCCACGCAGGTGGCCAATACGCTGACATCGAACTACGGCAAGCTGTCAACTTCGGTGCAGCGTCTGTCCACGGGTCTGCGCGTCAATTCTGCGGCTGACGATGCCGCTGGCCTCGCCATTCGCGAGTTGATGCGTACCGACATAGCCGCTCTGCAGCAGGGTGTGCGTAACGCCAACGATGCCATTTCCCTCATCCAGACAGCTGACGGCGCTTTGGGCGTCATCGACGAAAAGCTCATCCGCATGAAGGAACTGGCTGAACAGGCCGCCACGGGCACCTATGACTCCACGCAGCGTCTGATGATCGACTCGGAGTACCAGGCCATGGCTTCGGAAATTACCCGAATTGCCAATGCCACGGACTTCAACGGCCTCAAGCTGCTTGACGGCAGTTTGTCCAGCGACACCCACAAGGGTACTGGCGGCGGCACAAGCAAGCTTGAGTCGTCCGGCAAGATGAAGATCCACTTCGGCACCATGAACGACTCGGCGGAAGACTACTACTACATCCAGATCGGCACGAGCACCGCCTCGGCTCTGGGTGTGGGCAACCAGGCTACCGCTCACACTGCCAAGGCTGACGCCCGTACGGTTTCCACCCAGGAAGCCGCACAGAAGGCCCTGGTGGGGCTCAATGCCGCAGTGGTCTCCAAGGACAAGATCCGTGCTCACTTGGCGCATTGCAGAACAGGCTGGAAAACACCATCTCCAACCTCACCACCCAGTCCCAGAACCTGCAGGCTGCCGAATCCCGCATTTCCGACGTGGACGTGGCCACGGAAATGACGTCATTCGTGCGCAACCAGATCCTCACCCAGTCCGCTGTGGCCATGCTTTCGCAGGCCAACAGCATGCCTCAGATGGCCATGAAGCTTATTGGCTAACATGGATCGGCTCAGGCCGGACATGGTTGAGGGCGTGCCTCCGCACGCAC
This DNA window, taken from Desulfovibrio sp. 86, encodes the following:
- a CDS encoding MFS transporter; translation: MNARFLLSSALRYRWVVWSLLVATYMVSFFHRMAVSVVKEPLMRQFDLSVSEFGMLASMYFYAYCFAQIPSGIMADSLGVRRTAGLSVAFAGLATIAFGCATSPAALYISRFAVGLGVASSFVCVMKAQSQWFRPREFSTLAGICLFAGNVGSICAQAPLGVFIASVSMRMAFIIIGCATLALSALCFLFVRNRPEDMGFPPLESGPAPSPMSLGLSLALVLKSGKLFLINIFYFFIGSQLLGFAGAWSISFLHDSYEIGLPQASMLASVQLLAFMLGSLLLGYLSDRYGRRKIFIVVPFMVVSAVWSGFALGGAAIPLRLCIAGLAVAGFFSGAFSVMMTLCKELSPKELTGTAIAMLNTFGFLGIAISTPVYGKLVEVFSVGGVPDHRAAVTMLAVMSLTGCIVSFFFAESGGRNVR
- a CDS encoding MFS transporter, whose translation is MQMETSATIAVKPTRKRFTLLAILLLTITVAYIDRVNITVLMADKAFLNDLGLAGNPAKTGLLMSCFLVAYGIGNVCLSGLGDIFGPKKSMIIAIIVWFFSMIIGGFATILGVMLLSRFLLGLGEGLHFPMMNTYCRAWFPVQEKGKASAIWFIGTSVAPAIGMPIFAWIVEHHSWHWTFFFAAAIGLIPIAFLLLTTDTPRQHKTINQAEIDYIEQGQVAKTEQRVEHGGKGGIARILQNLAVISKIKLYWCIVVYYCVHNVVYWGLLTWLPAYLKTERGFSWSEMGVLASMPFILAIACKLIAGWASDKLGRRAPFIILATVGVAASLYFASIATNNYVSAICICLGMAAITPGAPLSLTMLQELIPKETISIGTGFMNGLSMICAAVSPVILGHLMSRLGSFAAALTFLIAVALVGMVSAIILTINKY
- a CDS encoding mandelate racemase/muconate lactonizing enzyme family protein, producing MKITSVEVFDCEINRHYSDMVMFEPIFVRINTDEGISGIGEVGLAYGYASKSGVGILRDLARCIIGMNPCNVEQIWEKLFRDTFWGCGGGPVIYGGISALDIACWDIRGKVANLPVYALLGGKTNETLRCYASQIQFDWDLHHKYMKDPQDYAQAAYKAMADGYDAIKVDPLMVDKDAKRNPKHTGYGLLPKADLQMAVDRVAAIREAGPDLDIIIELHSFLSCNAAIQLAEQLRPLRIYYYEEPMHSMHVENMALIARTIGIPVATGERVYTRWGYRPFLEKQALAVVQPDICLAGGITETKKICDLANIYDATVQIHVCGGPVSKAAALHMETAIPNFLIHEHHSYALKQCIRELCVNDYQPENGKYRAPELPGLGQELNDAVVKEYLVATVK
- a CDS encoding UbiX family flavin prenyltransferase translates to MRDILVGVSGASGMPLAVCLLRCLAAMPAVRVHCVVSHGAQAVLRAECGSGPELLTAHASQSYDADNLGAGPSSGSWWRRGASPAAMILVPCSMGTLGAIASGATRNLVHRAADVALKERLPLVLVTRESPLSSIHLRNMLTVSEAGAVIMPFSPGFYLNPQTLDDMLLHMCGRILDQVPLPHTLGRWPG
- a CDS encoding metal-dependent hydrolase codes for the protein MSAIRWLGHSAFKISCNEAHVVIDPFLAPQFGLTVADVGPADLVLVTHDHGDHVGAAADICQATGAMLGAVVGTAHKAAAGLPDSQILNGIGFNIGGTVTHKGISVTMTQAFHTSDSGCPTGYIVRMPDGLTVYHSGDTCVFGDMALWGQLYRIDVALLPIGGVFTMDAPQAALACKLLGCKSVVPMHWGTFPVLEQNTKAFEAELAKLALPCACVTMAPGQTLSFPV
- a CDS encoding flagellin N-terminal helical domain-containing protein, translated to MYINHNQMATQVSNTLTANYGNLRTSVQRLSTGLRINSAADDAAGLAIRELMRTDIAALQQGVRNANDAISLIQTADGALSVIDEKLIRMKELAEQAATGTYDSTQRLMIDSEYQAMASEITRIANATDFNGIKLLDGSLSSDTHSGAAMKATGKMKIHFGSMNDSAEDYYYIKIGTSTASALGVGNQATIHTAKADARTVSTQEAAQKALVGLNAAVISKDKIRAHLGALQNRLENTISNLTTQSQNLQAAESRISDVDVATEMTAFVRNQILTQSAVAMLSQANSMPQMALSLITR
- a CDS encoding Hsp20/alpha crystallin family protein, with product MRNNLRLIPSRWFVPREALRQREGTGHKIDDIDRFFQGLFQGMLTPWDSMRGDWQRPKEDEALMPSMDMTGDEKAYVLNVELPGVEPENVDVSVKDRELVISGEKKRETTEENENCCVAERVFGSFRRILGLPEDVDINGISASHKNGVLRITIPRKAEALPEVKKIEIAKA